In one window of Gossypium arboreum isolate Shixiya-1 chromosome 4, ASM2569848v2, whole genome shotgun sequence DNA:
- the LOC108460064 gene encoding 60S acidic ribosomal protein P2B-like: MKVVAAYFLAVLGSKTNPSAADIKKILASDTFNTNLYLFSGFYFLLSVSVSALGNALVFGAEADDDKIQLLLSEMKGKDVTEIIASGREKLASVPCGGGGVVGAAPGASAAAGTPAAAEAKKEEKVEEKAESSDDDMGFSLFD; this comes from the exons ATGAAGGTTGTTGCTGCATATTTTTTAGCTGTACTGGGAAGCAAAACCAACCCATCTGCTGCTGATATTAAAAAAATCCTTGCTTCCGATACCTTTAACACAAACCTTTACCTTTTTTCTGgcttttatttccttttatctGTTTCAGTATCTGCACTTGGTAATGCATTAGTTT TTGGAGCTGAAGCTGATGATGACAAGATTCAACTTCTATTGTCTGAGATGAAGGGAAAAGATGTGACGGAAATTATTGCATCTGGGAGGGAAAAGCTTGCCTCAGTTCCGTGCGGTGGTGGTGGCGTAGTAGGCGCTGCACCTGGGGCTAGTGCTGCTGCCGGCACTCCAGCTGCAGCTGAGGCTAAGAAAGAAGAGAAAGTGGAGGAGAAAGCGGAATCCTCGGACGAT GATATGGGCTTCAGTCTCTTCGATTGA